A region of the Salvia splendens isolate huo1 chromosome 11, SspV2, whole genome shotgun sequence genome:
gcacttagcggtgctctggattctacactctccaaagtgatacttggagcacacgttgcattggggtggcttggGTCGGAAGTCGCCTCTCTGGTTAGATGAGTTTTGACCTCTCCCATACTGCGGTTGGTTCGAGGTGTGCtggtacctcttgttgtcatatgGGATTCTgtttccctcccacttcctcttctctcgggagtggtgtggtggaggtggtgctgAAGCGGTGTTATCCTTCACCCTCTCCtggggcatagctgcctcaatgtctAGTGCAAGGGCCAAAGCTTCCGCGTAGGGTAGTTtcccacgactagccaacgaAATTCTTATCTCAGGCCTTAGTCCTCCACGGAACTTTTCGGCTAGCTTTTCGTCGGTATCGGCTTGATCAGGTGCATATCGAGTCATGCTGCTGAGCGCACGATCATACTCGGTCACAGTCATGTGCCCTTGGGTCAGGTTGTAGAATTCAGACGCCTTCGCCTTCCGATAGCTTTTGGGTACATACTTATCGTATATCTCTGTCTTGAAACCCTCCCAAGTCATTCCCACTGCTTGctctcggggcattgtcttcatccgtGTGTCCCACCAAAAGTCGGCAGCCTCGGTTAGCTGGTAGGTCACACAAGTCATTCGTTCTCTATCGTTGCACCCAAAGATTGCGAAAATACGCTCTAATGAGCGTATCCAAGATTCGGTTGTGGCTGGCTCCCCCATTCCATTAAAGACGGGAGGTTTCTGACTTAAGAACAACTTTACGATCTCACGGTCAACCGGAGATagagaaggtggtggtggagggatGGGTTGTGTCACACTTCCTTCTACAGTCTGAGGGGTAGTTTCCGGGTTCTCACGTCTTACGTTGCGTCTTGGCGGCGTTCTGATTTATCACAAGAATTATTATTATGCATTTATTCGAAATCCCAGGAATAGTTGtgtggttttggtggaatggaatcaAGGGACAATTACATCATAGAATAACAAGGAGCTTTTGCAAGACAAGGTATCGAAATACAACTGCACAAATGATAGTAAGGGAGCAATCATGGAACGGTATAGCAAGAGGCAATTGCATCACAAGGTCGCAAAAGAGTGATTGCTCAACAAGATAGTAAAGGATAGGAGACAATTTGTACAATAGAGTGGAAATCATAGGTATTCAAGAGAATGGTAAAAGACAACGATAGTAGGATATGATTGTGCAATAGGACAACAAAAGACAGTTGTATACTGAGATGGTTAGGATGGTTTCAAATTATGGCAAGAAACAATTGTACAATCGAGTAGCAAAGATAGTGTGTCAAAGATAATTGTGCAATTAGGAAAAGGACGATTACAATGTAGTATAGCAAAAGGTAATTGCATGGTTGAATAATAAGAAATGGAATCAAGTTATTGCACAATAGAATAGCAAAAGACAAAAATTTCCTTAGAATTATCAAACGTTGCCTCCAAGAGGTCTTAGTTCCATCATCACGAAAACAAAAGGGTAAAACAACGTGGAAAGAGAAAAACCAGAGTCAAGCAAAAAGGTAAAGTATCAAAAACGTGGGAAATCGAAATAAAAAGTTCTAGAACCATTGTGTCTAATCCTGTCCACCCTCATCCTGTTTCTCTTCGGTTTCTCCAACACCTTCCTCATTTGGGTCCTCCTCCTCACCTTCCTCCTCGGCACCCACGGGTGGAGGGGTCATCCCGAGCATCCCATCGACCTCTCTGTCGATTCTTAGAGGGGCTGAAACACGCATCCCGAGTCTCATTCTTTTAGGAATACGGGAGACATATGGCCACCTGTAGCCGCGATTCCTCCGCATGCGGGCTTGTATCGGcggatagatatgtggaggtggAGCACGTGGCGGTCCGTCAAAAGCAGCTGTCATAGCCGGAAGTAGCACCTCTATAAGGCCAACCAAATCACCCCGTGCGGTGTATTCGGGCGGCCTATACCATATGAAAGACCGGGATGCCTGAGCGGTCCACTCGTCCCAAGGCGGTGGTAaagtgtggatgagcttttggaTTCCCTCGTGATGGGTGGCTCCCCCATACGCGTAAGCGTTCATCCACTTATCATAAAACTCGGTGACGTAGGACATAAGGAAAAGCTTCCCATCCCACTCGTAGTCTCGATAGCGCTCAACTGGATGGTCTCTAATGCTGGAGTAACGATTTCGCATCGGGGCATAATACTGATGGACCAtctaaaaggaaaaacaaagaaaagtCAGCATCAGTCCAAGGATAGAAGGAAGCAATGGGGTTTAAGATTCAAAAAGAGATGCTGAGAACATGATGTCTATGAAGATGGCTATATATATCGAAAGGTTTAAGCATGTGATCGCCTCATGTCAAAGTTTTGAATATTCCAAGGTTATTGGTTCGCGCATTTTTGCATTTCGTCGAGTCGTAGTATGTCGGCTTCCCCATAGGCCGCTCGCCTTGCACTAAGCATTTCGCATCTCTACGTTCATTATTATCGCAAAGTCTTGCATTCATCGCACAATTTACAACTAGGTACAGAAGCATGCTCAAGATTACTATCATAGATATGGTTGTATAATGTAATCGCATAAATCATCATCATATAATTTCATCCAACCCATCGGGTTAACACATACTCGAGTAAATCATACGAGTTCATCTTCATAACAACATTCACCTCGGCATAAGTGAAAatatcaatttcatatccatgccTTTTCATCAATTCATATTTTAAGCAAAAGTTTTTCAACATGCTGCATAAAATCTCAAATCCCCATAGAAGTACTTTCATGGCagagtaatattcccatcgATATTTCCAATATTTCACAAGTTCATATAAAAATCCATCAAcatacttgttacctcattcttcgtggttgggcggggacgagttgtggtgttgagcttccgatgtttatcatttaaccaaattacacatgcatagattttgactcaaacaagactcttgggtccagagcggaaagaaactgaggctctgataccaaactgtcacgaccgccctctagggttaataaatgcgggcgatcgtgattaaaagaacttaaatgacagacatagaagactagagttttcaacaagagtttgaccaagaatttaagtttaataaataaaacgaccaaaagtatttatgttcaacaagtaaatgactaagggtttaacatttattcaaaaagagtaacgagtttgcaaatatcccaaataaaacagttttataatttaataaaaagtatatgtaaagaaaacatcacagcggaagcatccaagagaagagtgacgtcatgtgtgaagacacaacgacactcggagtttcaaaacgaccatattttattattaattcctgctcaacaccaccaaccgctcgtcgccgctcaacctgcacatagggaaaatatatgcagggctgagtactatagaAATAATaatcagtggctcatgccgaaagcattttaaataaaagtatatgttatcatgccatacgtaagtaaccatcggggttttactttagaaaggcccgaggcacccaaaatattttccattgttcaaaatagcgactgcgcagtcattttcccatagacgtcaaccatatctgtcaatacatgacaaggaatgcggccgcaaaccaggtcactagaccggccagcccgtacgctagcacacagtctaccataggtgtacactaatccaagtagggtttgtagccctacgaggacccgaattcgatttatataatagtggcaaaagccacatcagataggcatgtaaaaacaaatcaaggcatgataatcatagttatttccatcgataaaacattaggacatagtccttatttaaaagagagcccacctcgaccgtttagatttcaagtatcgctttccctttgatatcacgcttagcgcacgaattttcacctttagATAAGGTATTCCCAATCAGTCACCAACATGGACTTAAAATTTATGCATGTCCCTAACTTTCCCTTTTTCCCCATCAACATATGGAattcacatcatagcatacgtCTTTGCATATCACTTCACtccatcacatatataattcatgtatgtcattcataacataataatatagttgtttttgtaaaggtagaaatctggcagcactgcgcaaccattttataaaaatctttataaattcacccgacttccgttggggctaaaactttaccacgatacagtagactcatcaaataactttcaGTTTAtgtttcatgtcaaaatacccctttttggTCGGTTTAATCaacaacgtaacctactggtcgagaaagcattttatggcagaattgcgcagtcaaatttaaaaattcaccaaaaattcatattttaaccAAAAGAGTTGAAATTCACAAACAACGCAGAAGACATCCAGAAGTTCACTCAAGATaaagaatcgatcaaatcggagttcatttggtcagtcaaatacaTGTCGGAACATACTGTCCGAACTCACAGTTTTTCAGGCCTTTAAAAagattcgaattagggtttatccctatttattcaaaaccaaccttttcatggttttaacacacaaacatgctcaaaaaAGTCCTTATACTCATGCTTTCGTAacatcacatatcattcaccatagattcattaaatcatcaaacaatgTCATTCAAAACGCAATCACACATACAAAagcaaattcccaccgattaacccTTGGATTTGAATCCCCTacgctctctacatgcatgagggagtcaaagaatgtttagatggagaggaatgaagaatagggtctgatttttacctttcttggacgaaacaatcggtaggaatgaatAAAAGTCTcgattcttcaacaatctcttggaaattcgaaaggatcttgagtagagtggaagaaGAAGTGGGAGAGGGGATGAAAAAAGAGAATggcgtgagggagagggaggaggcgtgtgagtgtggtggctagggttaggagtcttttatttatagagtttagggAATAGAATAAACCACCATTAATTTAAAGATTTGGGTAATTAATTTGAGAGGGATTTGGGGAGATTTGATGGGGAGAGTGGCGTGAGTTTTgggggagaaataaggaggatttttgaaatttagggctatttaattagcctctaatttaatttgggtatcttcacggagcagaataaaataatacggagcagaaaaataaataaaaatcctctcacaaatataggaaataggcgtgtattaTTCCCCCTCAATAAGGaataatttcaaatctttaataaaataagataaggcaagatttgataggatattccaattaaatcatggaaagaaataattaagggatcaaaataaataatgaataatttccttctcccacaaaTTAGGAGATTTCAAAATCTCCCTAAGGAAAATGGTaggggccgatttttatcaagaaggaaataaggtaattaggctttaggatttaatttggataattatcccaaaacaaataattaaatccatgatataaaattcctctccaataattgGTATTGGTCGAAATTTCCACAATAAAAAgagcaaggtaattatttataatcCTAAGTAAAATCTCACTCTCCTTggaatataattcaccgcaatatattattccccatcaattaatttaagccacgtcataaaaaatcaatgaaattgactcggtcaaatcaaaatagGTCACCAATTCAAACACGTAGCAATTCATCAATTAATTCGATAATAAAAGAAAGTAAATgtaatcgtcttagggttcgaaaattagggttcgaaaagtggggcatCACATaaatagttagcaatataatGCATTCACGTtcaatcatgagatttaatcttgtcaaCCAAACCCTATATACTAAAATTGTTCAATACGGTTTTCTTTTTGTGTTTTAGGCATATTTTCGGTAAAAACTCTATTATGACATTTTAATTGACATGTACACCACGCCACGTATAGAATCAGATTTCTTTCCTCAATGATAAGAATTTTATGTCTAGTCATTTATTTATGTTGCTGATGTGTCATGTCCgactttattttatgtttgtgaaATTTGGTATGGAATAACATATTTTGAGTTAATATTAGCATCAAAAGCTTCCATTTTCCTTCATTATGTAACATGCATTTCTATCATTCATGTGGAATACAAAGCCACAACAATAAGAGTTAGGTAATTGGGTCctattataattattgaacTATTCTCGCCAAATAGAAATGTCGACAATACAAGAGTTTGCTTAGCCATTTTCATGAATATGTGTTGACGtttgaaacaaaataattataacagTATTTTATATGATATTAAAAAAGAACTGAGACAATTATATAAGTTTATTGAGTCATTTACCTAttattaattggttttagaaaCTATGTCTTAAATTTCAATCAAGGTATCAGAGACATATATGCTGACTAATGTCCAAACTCAGATAAAGTAGGTTATACTTTGTCtatctcattcaagatgtctatatttttttaatgatatattccctccgtcccaagaaagATGACCCATTCCTTCGGCGGCACGGAATTTTATACAgttatattttgtgtgttaagtggagagagtaaattaagaaagagagaatacagtagagataaagatgtttctatttatagtaatgagtcatcttggttgggacaaactaaaaaggaaagtgggtcatctttaatgggacagatggagtaatattttttgtggaataattgaatatgaagtaaagtgaaaaaaatgattgaatattttaataagaagAGATGAGAAAGAAATTAATTTCTAAATAGGGAAAGTGGATATCTTAAATgagacactaaaaataaaagGTGGACATTTTGAATGAGACAGAAAAGTATAAAATAACTAATCAAACCGTATATTTTTACTTTAAATTTAGTccaattcagaaaaaaaaagttcGTCCAACCCTATCAGAAAAATTGTCCAACCCTCCGGGCTCCAAGGTCACGAAGACTATCTCCACCAAATAATTTAACAAATTTCTTGAGAAGAGTATCAACAAGTTGGAAATAAAGAAGTAAACCCCATAGTGAGTAGACGGGCGTGTGATTTTAGAaaagtgatgctaaatggccataatttATCTTTTAGCTGAAAATTAAATGAGTTCACTTAATAATTAAGTCACCTTAAAAGTATCAAAACTCTTAAGACAACTCTACCCTCTACCTTAGTTTATAAAGTAAGTACTTTATATTCATCCGTCCAAGTGTATAAGTTTATAGTATATTATTACGACATTATAATTGAA
Encoded here:
- the LOC121754574 gene encoding uncharacterized protein LOC121754574, which encodes MVHQYYAPMRNRYSSIRDHPVERYRDYEWDGKLFLMSYVTEFYDKWMNAYAYGGATHHEGIQKLIHTLPPPWDEWTAQASRSFIWYRPPEYTARGDLVGLIEVLLPAMTAAFDGPPRAPPPHIYPPIQARMRRNRGYRWPYVSRIPKRMRLGMRVSAPLRIDREVDGMLGMTPPPVGAEEEGEEEDPNEEGVGETEEKQDEGGQD